The following are encoded in a window of Castanea sativa cultivar Marrone di Chiusa Pesio chromosome 5, ASM4071231v1 genomic DNA:
- the LOC142634724 gene encoding uncharacterized protein LOC142634724 produces the protein MDDLEDPNKVLMDGIDRPLLEKVCKNTMDYDFCLSTLLSDPEGLTNVLYRLGLVSTIVSLGIISKIKDYENLIILDGVTDPVIGGRIRACQTDISSVYENMQLARDYAGTQSYAEEAAVLASAQQKITECNKRFEPPSKIESPISSNTSKITKLINISSVIVSMIKSS, from the exons ATGGATGATTTGGAGGACCCAAATAAGGTTTTGATGGATGGGATTG ATCGACCCCTTCTTGAAAAGGTTTGCAAAAACACCATGGACTATGATTTTTGCCTGTCAACTTTACTTTCAGACCCTGAGGGTCTTACAAATGTTCTATATAGGCTAGGACTTGTTTCTACTATTGTGAGCTTGGGGATAATAtccaaaataaaagattatgaaAACCTAATTATTCTTGATGGAGTCACAGATCCAGTGATTGGGGGACGAATTAGGGCTTGCCAAACCGATATATCTAGTGTATACGAAAATATGCAACTTGCAAGAGATTATGCAGGTACGCAATCCTATGCGGAAGAGGCAGCTGTACTTGCATCTGCACAACAGAAAATTACAGAATGTAATAAAAGATTTGAGCCCCCCTCGAAAATTGAATCACCAATATCAAGTAACACTTCCAAAATAACGAAG